One Antennarius striatus isolate MH-2024 chromosome 17, ASM4005453v1, whole genome shotgun sequence genomic window carries:
- the LOC137611023 gene encoding TOG array regulator of axonemal microtubules protein 1 isoform X2, whose protein sequence is MIPGLIPQELHERLLDLKNYQNRTNGVEELKSILSEVDMKSVPSRSIEEFINFLVRLLDDSNFKVLYGTLQVLNLLIQKLQAGVDKYFKQIVSVTLKVLGDTRTVTRNEYLNVFRQLMKTVEPQKVLDLITGNLKHKNSRVREDVLTIILAAMLTHPRKEFNVPKLCFEVAPCLVDSKRKVRYATLELFAVFDYCLDMGKKQPLMKAVDMVELNEDAEGLMAAVQARRARHILPKLSSDGTVEYGLVVPKLGQWCSPHSGADLDWVMNGGRISSARSHRTEPDCDPFHGCGSLTDDVPHQRRIVSAGKGKNKLPWEMFSVSTPENNQRCSTPSGKYSEQVAGEDFLPLSRKLSPETYVPSFSSAEPQKSQSSRRQASPAALRRSGSLNLDPDIFKTTSLTDTDVVAPKGRMLSRNPSVERTFSLPSNPTPSSASSSSSFLLPSYPLATLPGGILTPTLSRRCADSSLSTSNTWPNKKESSPHQRDSSPWRDTASTAKGDDLWSRCSPRPLRASLVSSSSTSSFRRALSSTRATLSVSPVTPTAEHVQFHNGQQSHAPGSPQSYQLEKSLHLDFDDGVSAVQAPQEDDPLDMQEMLNSLRFLRNSAAKKRAKASGNSSELDLDSPDSAVRLDLALDSSTQTPPMLTSSASESGLSSLSSGANTRFNGKTSSGNSSFSGVKRHVARVPSSKLRSSVSMDFSSLQGLGLRNEVSSEVGVIGQRVIYSNGTIKSEEEAPGMPPPLLRPAARESFRALKPAKGSQGHSSRSSTATDKPEGVVGRESPSFPGVSLSLDQGSPVSKPSTDPSSGNYSDALPGSHRDSDDSPLPNDVKLRLKNSRTSRDLTWLQSLDQQEGRFSQGEKAQEKIRHRVRQMLSASPTEDSRGLLFKELHLNGSTLTSPKADPLADELSISPTSSVSPSGPQSPTKSFTPPHQPSPPAVPPTTKNLSRLRRAPSLSRTRPSLSHSSDELSPAATAHKKNPAEPLELCPIAKPDLALMQSFDLLNSENWEKKIEGMTLVRSLALYHSDSLHGRLHDICLALIQEVKNLRSGVSRFAVCTLGDLFTHMHKAMDLELEGTVKALLQKSAEINSFIKQDVNGALDSMVQHCTPTRGISALLSGGLSHINAVVRNCMAQHLVALVEKVGPIRLLSGGTELTDRILPAVTKLAQDSSQEARYFGRQMLLCLSSHPDFDKILEKYILTKDLPTVRDIVFTLKTKGLEEMPQDTQSARGRRSVKGSGTVRASSLTREPLNQTNRESNSHYSRRSQTLKYQSVADKAEYVKQISGLLGSKDFRERIKGIDQLTADCQQNPNIVINSIFPVFDAFRARLQESNSKVNLYALESLQKIIHLLKNNLSQVVNILVPAVVDNHLNSKNNTIYSAAIGAINALILHLDNLLLLQPFCTKAQFLNGKAKVDLVEKVADLATELYPRKPRIVEQKVLPLLWHLLGTSTHSGTIHGRGGSVRAATANLCQALYSQMGQSLLDCAASQPANVHKSLNEVLRTSS, encoded by the exons ATGATCCCTGGGCTGATCCCTCAGGAGTTACACGAACGACTGCTGGACCTGAAGAATTACCAAAATAGGACTAATGGGGTGGAAGAGCTCAAAAGCATCCTTTCAGAAGTGGACATGAAATCAGTCCCATCTCGGAGTATTGAGGAGTTCATCAATTTTCTTGTGCGACTTCTGGATGACAGCAATTTTAAAGTACTGTATGGTACCTTACAAGTCTTAAACCTGCTCATTCAGAAGCTTCAGGCAGGTGTTGACAAATATTTCAAGCAAATAGTCTCAGTGACTCTGAAGGTTCTAGGAGACACTCGAACGGTCACCAGAAATGAATACCTGAATGTGTTCAGGCAGCTGATGAAAACTGTTGAACCACAAAAAGTACTGGACCTCATCACCGGCAACTTGAAACACAAGAATTCGAGGGTACGGGAAGATGTTCTCACCATCATTTTGGCAGCTATGCTCACTCATCCTCGGAAGGAGTTCAACGTACCTAAACTTTGTTTTGAGGTCGCACCTTGTCTCGTAGACAGCAAACGGAAAGTCCGCTATGCCACTCTTGAgctgtttgctgtttttgatTATTGCCTTGACATGGGGAAGAAGCAACCTCTAATGAAAGCTGTGGATATGGTGGAGCTCAACGAGGACGCAGAGGGTCTCATGGCAGCGGTACAAGCCAGAAGAGCGAGGCACATCCTTCCAAAACTCTCCTCAGATGGGACGGTGGAGTACGGCTTGGTGGTACCCAAACTGGGACAGTGGTGTTCCCCGCATTCTGGAGCGGATCTGGACTGGGTGATGAATGGCGGTCGGATAAGCAGCGCCAGGAGCCACAGAACTGAACCGGACTGCGACCCGTTTCATGGCTGTGGTTCTTTGACTGATGACGTTCCGCATCAGCGGAGGATTGTCAGCGCTGGGAAAGGGAAGAACAAACTACCCTGGGAGATGTTCAGCGTCTCCACCCCTGAGAACAACCAGCGGTGTAGCACCCCCAGTGGAAAGTACTCTGAACAG gtgGCCGGTGAGGACTTCCTCCCCCTGTCCAGGAAGCTGAGTCCAGAGACCTACGTACCCAGTTTCA GCTCTGCAGAGCCTCAGAAGTCACAGTCCTCCAGAAGACAGGCGTCTCCTGCAGCCCTCAGAAGAAGTGGAAGCCTCAACTTAGACCCGGACATCTTCAAAACCACCAGTTTAACTGACACAGATGTTG TGGCACCCAAAGGACGCATGCTCTCCAGGAACCCCAGTGTTGAGCGCACATTTTCCCTACCATCAAACCCCACCccatcctctgcctcctcttcctcctccttcctgctgcCCTCCTACCCATTGGCTACACTTCCAGGGGGCATTCTGACGCCCACATTGTCCCGCCGGTGCGCAGACTCGTCCCTCTCTACGTCCAACACGTGGCCCAACAAGAAAGAGTCCAGCCCTcatcagagagacagcagcCCCTGGAGAGACACCGCCAGCACAGCAAAGG GAGATGATCTTTGGAGCAGATGTTCTCCACGGCCTCTTCGTGCCTCCCTTGTGAGTTCTTCCTCCACTTCTTCATTCCGCCGGGCCCTGAGCAGCACCAGGGCAACCCTGTCTGTCTCACCAGTCACCCCCACAGCAGAGCATGTTCAGTTTCATAATGGCCAGCAGTCCCACGCACCAGGCAGCCCTCAGAGTTACCAGCTAGAGAAGAGCCTGCATCTGGACTTTGACGATGGCGTCAGTGCAGTGCAAGCTCCTCAAGAGGATGATCCTCTGGACATGCAGGAG ATGCTGAACTCCTTGCGCTTTTTGCGAAACAGCGCTGCCAAGAAGAGGGCGAAAGCGAGCGGCAACAGTTCAGAGCTAGATCTGGACAGCCCCGACTCAGCCGTGAGGTTGGATCTGGCTCTGGACTCGTCTACACAAACCCCTCCAATGCTCACCAGCTCAGCCAGTGAGAGTGGTCTGTCCAGTCTGAGCTCAGGCGCTAACACCAGATTCAATGGCAAAACCAG CTCTGGAAACTCGTCCTTTTCAGGAGTGAAACGTCACGTTGCTCGAGTGCCTTCTTCGAAACTGAGGTCCTCCGTGTCCATGGACTTCAGCAGCCTTCAAG gatTGGGTCTGAGGAATGAAGTATCTTCAGAAGTGGGCGTCATTGGGCAGAGAGTCATCTACTCCAATGGAACAATCAAAAGCGAGGAAGAGGCACCAGGAATGCCCCCTCCTCTGCTCAGACCAGCTGCCCGTGAATCATTTAGAGCTCTGAAGCCTGCTAAAG GATCTCAGGGCCACAGCAGCAGGAGCTCAACAGCCACAGACAAACCTGAGGGAGTTGTTGGAAGAG AGTCCCCCAGCTTTCCAGGAGTTTCCTTGTCACTTGATCAAGGCAGTCCTGTGTCCAAACCGTCCACTGATCCCTCATCAGGCAACTACAGCGACGCACTGCCTGGCAGTCACAGAGACAGTGATGACAGCCCACTTCCAAATGATGTGAAG CTACGGCTGAAGAACTCAAGGACCAGCCGAGACCTGACGTGGCTGCAGAGTCTAGATCAACAAGAGGGGCGGTTCAGTCAAGGGgaaaaagcacaagaaaagaTCCGCCATCGGGTCAGACAGATGCTCTCTGCCTCCCCCACAGAGGACAGCAGAGGCTTACTGTTCAAAG AGCTGCACCTGAATGGCAGCACACTGACATCCCCCAAAGCAGACCCTCTGGCGGATGAGCTCTCTATCAGCCCCACCAGTTCGGTCAGCCCGTCAGGACCTCAAAGCCCCACCAAGAGTTTCACTCCGCCCCACCAGCCTAGCCCTCCCGCagttcctcccaccaccaagaACCTTTCCCGTCTCAGGAGGGCCCCCAGCCTCAGCAGGACCCGACCGTCTCTGTCCCACAGCTCTG ACGAGCTGTCGCCTGCTGCCACCGCACACAAGAAAAACCCAGCGGAGCCTCTGGAGCTGTGTCCGATTGCCAAGCCTGACCTGGCTCTGATGCAGAGCTTCGACCTCCTCAACTCTGAAAACTG GGAGAAGAAGATCGAGGGAATGACGCTGGTCCGCAGTCTGGCTCTTTACCACTCAGACTCACTCCATGGCCGGCTTCATGATATCTGCTTGGCTCTCATTCAGGAG GTGAAAAACCTGCGGTCGGGAGTGTCCAGGTTTGCAGTCTGTACGTTGGGCGATCTGTTCACCCACATGCACAAAGCGATGGACCTGGAGCTGGAGGGGACGGTCAAAGCTTTGCTGCAGAAATCTGCAGAGATAAACTCCTTCATCAAGCAAGATGTGAACGGTGCGTTGGACAGCATGGTGCAGCACTGCACCCCCACCCGGGGCATCAGCGCTTTACTCTCAGGTGGACTCAG CCACATCAATGCAGTGGTGAGAAATTGCATGGCTCAGCATCTGGTTGCTCTGGTAGAGAAGGTTGGTCCCATCCGTCTCCTCTCTGGAGGAACAGAGCTCACCGACAGGATCTTGCCTGCAGTCACCAAACTCGCGCAAGACTCCTCGCAGGAGGCCAG GTACTTTGGGCGACAAATGCTGCTCTGCCTCTCATCCCATCCGGACTTCGACAAGATCCTGGAGAAATATATCCTCACCAAAGACCTGCCGACTGTCAGAGATATCGTCTTCACCCTCAAGACAAAg GGTCTTGAAGAGATGCCCCAAGATACCCAGTCAGCCAGAGGCAGACGCTCCGTGAAGGGCAGTGGTACCGTCAGGGCCTCCTCTCTTACCAGGGAACCTCTCAACCAGACCAACAG GGAGTCTAACAGTCATTACAGCCGTAGATCTCAAACACTCAAATATCAGAGTGTTGCTGACAAGGCCGAATACGTCAAGCAGATCTCAGGTCTGCTGGGTTCAAAGGACTTCAGGGAGAGGATCAAGGGAATCGACCAGCTAACAGCCGACTGTCAGCAAAACCCCAACATCGTCATCAATAGTATATTCCCC GTGTTCGATGCTTTCAGGGCCAGATTGCAGGAGTCCAACAGTAAGGTCAACCTGTACGCCCTGGAGTCTCTGCAGAAAATCATCCACTTGTTGAAGAACAATTTGTCTCAAGTGGTCAACATCCTGGTCCCAGCAGTCGTGGACAATCACCTCAACTCCAAGAACAACACCATCTATTCTGCTGCTATTGGAGCAATTAATGCACTAATTTTACATCTCG ATAACTTACTTCTTCTTCAGCCATTCTGCACCAAGGCTcagtttttaaatggaaaagcAAAGGTGGACCTGGTGGAAAAGGTTGCAG ATCTGGCGACAGAGCTCTACCCTCGTAAACCCCGGATAGTCGAGCAGAAGGTGCTGCCCTTGCTTTGGCACCTCCTGGGCACCTCTACCCACAGCGGCACCATCCACGGTCGAGGTGGTAGCGTGAGGGCGGCTACTGCTAACCTGTGCCAAGCCCTTTATTCCCAGATGGGACAAAGCCTGCTTGACTGTGCCGCCTCTCAGCCTGCCAACGTccataaaagtttaaatgagGTGCTGAGGACCTCATCCTAA
- the LOC137611023 gene encoding TOG array regulator of axonemal microtubules protein 1 isoform X1, with translation MIPGLIPQELHERLLDLKNYQNRTNGVEELKSILSEVDMKSVPSRSIEEFINFLVRLLDDSNFKVLYGTLQVLNLLIQKLQAGVDKYFKQIVSVTLKVLGDTRTVTRNEYLNVFRQLMKTVEPQKVLDLITGNLKHKNSRVREDVLTIILAAMLTHPRKEFNVPKLCFEVAPCLVDSKRKVRYATLELFAVFDYCLDMGKKQPLMKAVDMVELNEDAEGLMAAVQARRARHILPKLSSDGTVEYGLVVPKLGQWCSPHSGADLDWVMNGGRISSARSHRTEPDCDPFHGCGSLTDDVPHQRRIVSAGKGKNKLPWEMFSVSTPENNQRCSTPSGKYSEQVAGEDFLPLSRKLSPETYVPSFSSAEPQKSQSSRRQASPAALRRSGSLNLDPDIFKTTSLTDTDVVAPKGRMLSRNPSVERTFSLPSNPTPSSASSSSSFLLPSYPLATLPGGILTPTLSRRCADSSLSTSNTWPNKKESSPHQRDSSPWRDTASTAKGDDLWSRCSPRPLRASLVSSSSTSSFRRALSSTRATLSVSPVTPTAEHVQFHNGQQSHAPGSPQSYQLEKSLHLDFDDGVSAVQAPQEDDPLDMQEMLNSLRFLRNSAAKKRAKASGNSSELDLDSPDSAVRLDLALDSSTQTPPMLTSSASESGLSSLSSGANTRFNGKTSSGNSSFSGVKRHVARVPSSKLRSSVSMDFSSLQGLGLRNEVSSEVGVIGQRVIYSNGTIKSEEEAPGMPPPLLRPAARESFRALKPAKGSQGHSSRSSTATDKPEGVVGRGMFGPTESPSFPGVSLSLDQGSPVSKPSTDPSSGNYSDALPGSHRDSDDSPLPNDVKLRLKNSRTSRDLTWLQSLDQQEGRFSQGEKAQEKIRHRVRQMLSASPTEDSRGLLFKELHLNGSTLTSPKADPLADELSISPTSSVSPSGPQSPTKSFTPPHQPSPPAVPPTTKNLSRLRRAPSLSRTRPSLSHSSDELSPAATAHKKNPAEPLELCPIAKPDLALMQSFDLLNSENWEKKIEGMTLVRSLALYHSDSLHGRLHDICLALIQEVKNLRSGVSRFAVCTLGDLFTHMHKAMDLELEGTVKALLQKSAEINSFIKQDVNGALDSMVQHCTPTRGISALLSGGLSHINAVVRNCMAQHLVALVEKVGPIRLLSGGTELTDRILPAVTKLAQDSSQEARYFGRQMLLCLSSHPDFDKILEKYILTKDLPTVRDIVFTLKTKGLEEMPQDTQSARGRRSVKGSGTVRASSLTREPLNQTNRESNSHYSRRSQTLKYQSVADKAEYVKQISGLLGSKDFRERIKGIDQLTADCQQNPNIVINSIFPVFDAFRARLQESNSKVNLYALESLQKIIHLLKNNLSQVVNILVPAVVDNHLNSKNNTIYSAAIGAINALILHLDNLLLLQPFCTKAQFLNGKAKVDLVEKVADLATELYPRKPRIVEQKVLPLLWHLLGTSTHSGTIHGRGGSVRAATANLCQALYSQMGQSLLDCAASQPANVHKSLNEVLRTSS, from the exons ATGATCCCTGGGCTGATCCCTCAGGAGTTACACGAACGACTGCTGGACCTGAAGAATTACCAAAATAGGACTAATGGGGTGGAAGAGCTCAAAAGCATCCTTTCAGAAGTGGACATGAAATCAGTCCCATCTCGGAGTATTGAGGAGTTCATCAATTTTCTTGTGCGACTTCTGGATGACAGCAATTTTAAAGTACTGTATGGTACCTTACAAGTCTTAAACCTGCTCATTCAGAAGCTTCAGGCAGGTGTTGACAAATATTTCAAGCAAATAGTCTCAGTGACTCTGAAGGTTCTAGGAGACACTCGAACGGTCACCAGAAATGAATACCTGAATGTGTTCAGGCAGCTGATGAAAACTGTTGAACCACAAAAAGTACTGGACCTCATCACCGGCAACTTGAAACACAAGAATTCGAGGGTACGGGAAGATGTTCTCACCATCATTTTGGCAGCTATGCTCACTCATCCTCGGAAGGAGTTCAACGTACCTAAACTTTGTTTTGAGGTCGCACCTTGTCTCGTAGACAGCAAACGGAAAGTCCGCTATGCCACTCTTGAgctgtttgctgtttttgatTATTGCCTTGACATGGGGAAGAAGCAACCTCTAATGAAAGCTGTGGATATGGTGGAGCTCAACGAGGACGCAGAGGGTCTCATGGCAGCGGTACAAGCCAGAAGAGCGAGGCACATCCTTCCAAAACTCTCCTCAGATGGGACGGTGGAGTACGGCTTGGTGGTACCCAAACTGGGACAGTGGTGTTCCCCGCATTCTGGAGCGGATCTGGACTGGGTGATGAATGGCGGTCGGATAAGCAGCGCCAGGAGCCACAGAACTGAACCGGACTGCGACCCGTTTCATGGCTGTGGTTCTTTGACTGATGACGTTCCGCATCAGCGGAGGATTGTCAGCGCTGGGAAAGGGAAGAACAAACTACCCTGGGAGATGTTCAGCGTCTCCACCCCTGAGAACAACCAGCGGTGTAGCACCCCCAGTGGAAAGTACTCTGAACAG gtgGCCGGTGAGGACTTCCTCCCCCTGTCCAGGAAGCTGAGTCCAGAGACCTACGTACCCAGTTTCA GCTCTGCAGAGCCTCAGAAGTCACAGTCCTCCAGAAGACAGGCGTCTCCTGCAGCCCTCAGAAGAAGTGGAAGCCTCAACTTAGACCCGGACATCTTCAAAACCACCAGTTTAACTGACACAGATGTTG TGGCACCCAAAGGACGCATGCTCTCCAGGAACCCCAGTGTTGAGCGCACATTTTCCCTACCATCAAACCCCACCccatcctctgcctcctcttcctcctccttcctgctgcCCTCCTACCCATTGGCTACACTTCCAGGGGGCATTCTGACGCCCACATTGTCCCGCCGGTGCGCAGACTCGTCCCTCTCTACGTCCAACACGTGGCCCAACAAGAAAGAGTCCAGCCCTcatcagagagacagcagcCCCTGGAGAGACACCGCCAGCACAGCAAAGG GAGATGATCTTTGGAGCAGATGTTCTCCACGGCCTCTTCGTGCCTCCCTTGTGAGTTCTTCCTCCACTTCTTCATTCCGCCGGGCCCTGAGCAGCACCAGGGCAACCCTGTCTGTCTCACCAGTCACCCCCACAGCAGAGCATGTTCAGTTTCATAATGGCCAGCAGTCCCACGCACCAGGCAGCCCTCAGAGTTACCAGCTAGAGAAGAGCCTGCATCTGGACTTTGACGATGGCGTCAGTGCAGTGCAAGCTCCTCAAGAGGATGATCCTCTGGACATGCAGGAG ATGCTGAACTCCTTGCGCTTTTTGCGAAACAGCGCTGCCAAGAAGAGGGCGAAAGCGAGCGGCAACAGTTCAGAGCTAGATCTGGACAGCCCCGACTCAGCCGTGAGGTTGGATCTGGCTCTGGACTCGTCTACACAAACCCCTCCAATGCTCACCAGCTCAGCCAGTGAGAGTGGTCTGTCCAGTCTGAGCTCAGGCGCTAACACCAGATTCAATGGCAAAACCAG CTCTGGAAACTCGTCCTTTTCAGGAGTGAAACGTCACGTTGCTCGAGTGCCTTCTTCGAAACTGAGGTCCTCCGTGTCCATGGACTTCAGCAGCCTTCAAG gatTGGGTCTGAGGAATGAAGTATCTTCAGAAGTGGGCGTCATTGGGCAGAGAGTCATCTACTCCAATGGAACAATCAAAAGCGAGGAAGAGGCACCAGGAATGCCCCCTCCTCTGCTCAGACCAGCTGCCCGTGAATCATTTAGAGCTCTGAAGCCTGCTAAAG GATCTCAGGGCCACAGCAGCAGGAGCTCAACAGCCACAGACAAACCTGAGGGAGTTGTTGGAAGAG GTATGTTTGGCCCTACAGAGTCCCCCAGCTTTCCAGGAGTTTCCTTGTCACTTGATCAAGGCAGTCCTGTGTCCAAACCGTCCACTGATCCCTCATCAGGCAACTACAGCGACGCACTGCCTGGCAGTCACAGAGACAGTGATGACAGCCCACTTCCAAATGATGTGAAG CTACGGCTGAAGAACTCAAGGACCAGCCGAGACCTGACGTGGCTGCAGAGTCTAGATCAACAAGAGGGGCGGTTCAGTCAAGGGgaaaaagcacaagaaaagaTCCGCCATCGGGTCAGACAGATGCTCTCTGCCTCCCCCACAGAGGACAGCAGAGGCTTACTGTTCAAAG AGCTGCACCTGAATGGCAGCACACTGACATCCCCCAAAGCAGACCCTCTGGCGGATGAGCTCTCTATCAGCCCCACCAGTTCGGTCAGCCCGTCAGGACCTCAAAGCCCCACCAAGAGTTTCACTCCGCCCCACCAGCCTAGCCCTCCCGCagttcctcccaccaccaagaACCTTTCCCGTCTCAGGAGGGCCCCCAGCCTCAGCAGGACCCGACCGTCTCTGTCCCACAGCTCTG ACGAGCTGTCGCCTGCTGCCACCGCACACAAGAAAAACCCAGCGGAGCCTCTGGAGCTGTGTCCGATTGCCAAGCCTGACCTGGCTCTGATGCAGAGCTTCGACCTCCTCAACTCTGAAAACTG GGAGAAGAAGATCGAGGGAATGACGCTGGTCCGCAGTCTGGCTCTTTACCACTCAGACTCACTCCATGGCCGGCTTCATGATATCTGCTTGGCTCTCATTCAGGAG GTGAAAAACCTGCGGTCGGGAGTGTCCAGGTTTGCAGTCTGTACGTTGGGCGATCTGTTCACCCACATGCACAAAGCGATGGACCTGGAGCTGGAGGGGACGGTCAAAGCTTTGCTGCAGAAATCTGCAGAGATAAACTCCTTCATCAAGCAAGATGTGAACGGTGCGTTGGACAGCATGGTGCAGCACTGCACCCCCACCCGGGGCATCAGCGCTTTACTCTCAGGTGGACTCAG CCACATCAATGCAGTGGTGAGAAATTGCATGGCTCAGCATCTGGTTGCTCTGGTAGAGAAGGTTGGTCCCATCCGTCTCCTCTCTGGAGGAACAGAGCTCACCGACAGGATCTTGCCTGCAGTCACCAAACTCGCGCAAGACTCCTCGCAGGAGGCCAG GTACTTTGGGCGACAAATGCTGCTCTGCCTCTCATCCCATCCGGACTTCGACAAGATCCTGGAGAAATATATCCTCACCAAAGACCTGCCGACTGTCAGAGATATCGTCTTCACCCTCAAGACAAAg GGTCTTGAAGAGATGCCCCAAGATACCCAGTCAGCCAGAGGCAGACGCTCCGTGAAGGGCAGTGGTACCGTCAGGGCCTCCTCTCTTACCAGGGAACCTCTCAACCAGACCAACAG GGAGTCTAACAGTCATTACAGCCGTAGATCTCAAACACTCAAATATCAGAGTGTTGCTGACAAGGCCGAATACGTCAAGCAGATCTCAGGTCTGCTGGGTTCAAAGGACTTCAGGGAGAGGATCAAGGGAATCGACCAGCTAACAGCCGACTGTCAGCAAAACCCCAACATCGTCATCAATAGTATATTCCCC GTGTTCGATGCTTTCAGGGCCAGATTGCAGGAGTCCAACAGTAAGGTCAACCTGTACGCCCTGGAGTCTCTGCAGAAAATCATCCACTTGTTGAAGAACAATTTGTCTCAAGTGGTCAACATCCTGGTCCCAGCAGTCGTGGACAATCACCTCAACTCCAAGAACAACACCATCTATTCTGCTGCTATTGGAGCAATTAATGCACTAATTTTACATCTCG ATAACTTACTTCTTCTTCAGCCATTCTGCACCAAGGCTcagtttttaaatggaaaagcAAAGGTGGACCTGGTGGAAAAGGTTGCAG ATCTGGCGACAGAGCTCTACCCTCGTAAACCCCGGATAGTCGAGCAGAAGGTGCTGCCCTTGCTTTGGCACCTCCTGGGCACCTCTACCCACAGCGGCACCATCCACGGTCGAGGTGGTAGCGTGAGGGCGGCTACTGCTAACCTGTGCCAAGCCCTTTATTCCCAGATGGGACAAAGCCTGCTTGACTGTGCCGCCTCTCAGCCTGCCAACGTccataaaagtttaaatgagGTGCTGAGGACCTCATCCTAA
- the LOC137610661 gene encoding kelch-like protein 28: MDQQDQSYMFASLKRPHSEQLLQGLQLLRQDHELCDIVLRVGDVKIHAHKVVLASISPYFKAMFTGNLSEKETSEVEFQCIDETALQAIVEYAYTGTVFISQETVESLLPAANLLQVKLVLKECCSFLESQLDAGNCIGISRFAETYGCHDLCLAATKFICENFEEVCQTEGFFELTRAELDEIVSNDCLKVVTEETVFYALESWIKYDVTERQQHLAQLLHCVRLPLLSVKFLTRLYEANHLIRDDHACKHLLNEALKYHFMPEHRLSYQTVLSARPRCAPKMLLAVGGKAGLFATLESTEMYFPQTDSWIGLAPLSVPRYEFGVAVLDHKVYVVGGIATHMRQGISYRRHESTVESWDAESNTWSSVEPMAECRSTLGVVVLAGELYALGGYDGQYYLQSVEKYVPKLKEWQPVAPMTKSRSCFATAVLDGMVYAIGGYGPAHMNSVERYDPSKDAWEMVAPMADKRINFGVGVILGFIFVVGGHNGVSHLSSIERYDPHQNQWTACRPMNEPRTGVGSAIVDNYLYVVGGHSGSSYLNTVQRYDPISDSWLDSSGMLYCRCNFGLTAL, encoded by the exons ATGGACCAGCAGGACCAGTCCTATATGTTTGCCAGTCTGAAACGACCCCACTCAGAACAGCTGCTGCAGGGCCTCCAGCTCTTGCGGCAGGATCATGAACTATGTGACATTGTCCTGCGTGTGGGTGATGTCAAGATCCATGCCCACAAAGTAGTGCTGGCCAGCATCAGCCCTTACTTCAAGGCCATGTTCACGGGTAACCTCTCGGAAAAGGAGACTTCTGAGGTGGAATTCCAGTGCATTGATGAAACGGCATTGCAG GCCATTGTAGAGTATGCTTACACTGGCACAGTGTTTATCTCCCAGGAAACAGTGGAATCTCTGCTGCCGGCTGCCAACTTACTCCAGGTTAAGTTGGTACTTAAGGAGTGCTGCTCCTTCTTAGAAAGTCAGCTGGATGCTGGAAACTGCATTGGCATTTCCCGCTTTGCAGAGACTTATGGCTGTCATGATCTGTGCCTGGCTGCAACGAAGTTCATTTGCGAGAACTTCGAGGAGGTTTGTCAAACAGAGGGATTTTTTGAACTAACAAGGGCAGAATTGGATGAAATCGTTTCCAATGACTGCCTTAAGGTTGTCACAGAAGAGACTGTATTTTACGCCCTGGAATCATGGATCAAGTATGATGTAACCGAGAGACAGCAGCACCTGGCTCAGCTACTGCACTGTGTTCGCCTTCCGCTCCTCAGTGTAAAGTTTCTCACCCGCCTATACGAAGCCAACCACCTTATACGAGATGACCACGCATGCAAGCACCTTCTCAACGAGGCCCTTAAGTATCATTTTATGCCTGAGCACCGTCTCTCCTATCAGACTGTACTGTCAGCACGGCCCAGATGTGCTCCCAAGATGCTACTTGCTGTAGGAGGAAAGGCTGGACTCTTTGCAACATTAGAAAG CACGGAAATGTATTTCCCTCAGACGGATTCTTGGATAGGACTGGCTCCTCTCAGTGTACCTCGATATGAATTTGGAGTGGCGGTACTAGACCACAAGGTGTACGTTGTGGGAGGCATTGCTACACACATGCGACAGGGCATTAGCTATCGGAGACACGAGAGCACAGTCGAGAGCTGGGACGCCGAAAGTAACACTTGGTCTTCAGTGGAGCCTATGGCCGAGTGCCGCAGCACGCTCGGGGTGGTGGTCCTGGCCGGTGAGCTTTATGCCCTTGGAGGCTACGATGGCCAGTATTACCTCCAGTCAGTCGAGAAATATGTCCCCAAGCTGAAGGAGTGGCAGCCTGTGGCGCCCATGACCAAGTCCCGTAGCTGCTTTGCCACCGCTGTGCTCGATGGCATGGTGTATGCTATTGGAGGCTACGGTCCGGCCCATATGAACAG CGTGGAACGGTACGACCCCAGCAAGGATGCCTGGGAAATGGTAGCCCCCATGGCAGACAAGAGGATCAACTTTGGAGTAGGTGTCATACTAGGCTTTATCTTTGTGGTGGGCGGACACAATGGAGTGTCGCACCTGTCCAGCATTGAGAGGTATGACCCACACCAGAACCAGTGGACAGCCTGTCGACCAATGAATGAGCCACGCACTG GTGTGGGTTCTGCCATCGTGGACAACTACCTCTATGTGGTGGGAGGTCACTCGGGGTCATCCTACCTGAACACTGTCCAGCGCTACGACCCCATCTCAGACAGCTGGTTGGACTCAAGCGGCATGTTGTACTGTCGTTGTAACTTTGGCCTGACCGCCCTTTGA